CAGTGAGACTGCCCGGGGTTCGAATCCTAACAGTGTCACAGCTGCTCTGCACTGTACCACTGGCAGGTAGgtgctgttattatccccacttcatagaggagaaaaactgaggctcaggtgtAGGTCACACCGCCAGAGACAGTCCAGCTAGGGTCGACAGAGAAAATATAAGACGCCCCGTTACACCCGAACgtcatttttttaatacaattatacactgtttatctgaaattccaatATAACTGAGTGTCCTGTATTTtacttgctaaatctggcaaccctacccGCTTGAAACCCAGGCTGCTTGACCCCAAGCCCCTGCTTAATtttcctacccacccccccaattTCAGAAATGGAGAAACCCAAGTCCGGAAGGCTAGGCAGCCACGGAGGCGCCCTGGTTCCCACCCCCGCTGAGCCTTTTCTCTGGGATCCCCGGCAGGAGCTTGGGAGAAACGTGGTTGGGCAGAAAAGGGGAGATGCGGGAGCTCCGGCTCCGCCCACGGcctgcaggccccgcccccatcccGGAGGCCCCGCCGCCAGCCACGCACTTCCCTCCCCAGCCGCGCAGGCGGTGCTCGTAGGTcccgcctccctcctcccggGCTCCGCCCCCAGCGCGCCTGTCTCCTCCCCGTCCTCGCAGACCCCGCCCCCGCTGCCGGCGGCGCACGTTCGGTTTCCAGTCTCCAGAAGCCGCGGCCGCGGTGCCGCCTCCGCCCCGGGGCTCAGGCTTCCAGCCCGGCCCGCCCGGTTTGCGGGCCATGGAGCTCCGAGCAGTGGATCGAGAACAGCCGGAGCGCCCCAGCCTACCCGTCTGGTTAGCTCCCGGCCGGGGGAAGGGGCGGTGGAATCTGGGAGAGGGGTGGAAATCTCTCGTCCTATCCCGCCTCAGGCCTCTCCGTTTCTCCCGCCCGTAGGGAGGTAGGAAGGATGGGGAGGCAGTCGGGGCTCCAGGCTGCTGGTTCTAACTGACCCAGACTCGATGGGTGACCTTGAGCCGAgggctccccctccctgcctctctttctccatctgcaCAATGGGGATTGGGTTGGTTTGAGGTTTCCCGAAGGTCACCTGATACCAGGTCTTTTAGGATGCGGACAGCGCTGTCCGGTGTTTGGGGACTTTAAGGCGTTTGACTCCCGAAAGCCATTTGCCTTGACCCTGGCCCCATACccttcccagcctcagtttccctgggcaGGTTCCTCAGGGGCCTGGGACCTAGCTCTGAGTTTCTGGATCTTGGCAGGTGCCTGGCTGCCACCCCTTCCCAGCCTGAGCCCTGGAGACAGCAGCCCCCAGGCTGCtgagcagcagcaacagcatgAAGGCTCCGGTAAGTGGTGGAAGGAGGAAGGCTCTTGGGGAACTTCCGGCACAGCAGCCTCATAgcctctcccaccccagcacTGACTCACTTTTGACCCACTGCTCCTAAGCTGAGAAGGGGAGACTGGCCTCAAAGCCCTGCCTGATCTGGCAGGCTGTGTGGCTTCAGACAAGTGGTGTTCCCTCTCTGGTGTCAGTGCCCTGTGCGCCTCCCCTGTAATGAGGAGATAACAGTACTACCTCTTGTGGGTATCCCCTAGGTCACCCAGGTGAGGCACCCACCTGGGAGGGGGATATGGTGCGAAAGTTCAGTTTAGCTGCCCTCAACTTTATTTAGGAGCTGCTGGTTGTGGGAGAGGACCCTGGATGTTGTGGGGAGTCCACCACCACTGCCTGAATCCGGGTCTCTGGGCCCCTTGTGGGCAAGGGACCAGATGCGGGGCAGAGCCTGAGGCCTCAGGGGCTgaaccccctcccccgcacagCTGGCCACAgacagatttatttttagaagCTGATGTGGCTTGTGGGCAGAGAAGGGTGGGCCTCCGGCAGGATATGccctgggaggggggcgggggcggggagctgcACTTCCCACCTCCGATTTTCAGAGTACCAGCCAGCTGCTGGGTGGGTTCTGCGGGCCAGCTGAGGGACCTCTGCCTTGGGCGGGCTGGGAGAATATTAGAGCCCAGAGAGACACAGATGGTGACCAGGGTGGCCCAGCACATGACAGCAGCCGCAGGTCGTGCCCCCTGTCAGGGGGCTCCTCGTTGAAAGGCTTGGTGGGGGCACTCCCTCAGAGGGCCAGCGGGCCCCCGGAGGGCGTCCTGCTTCACGTGGCCTTTGGCGCATGTTTTCTGGAGGTGGGAGCCTCTGAACCAGCAGCTGTCAATTACTGAAACCATTTCTTGAGTGACACTTCCCTTTCTGCCATCCTCCTTACTCACCTGGGCTGCTGATCCAAATCCGGCACCAAgtcagctgggggaggggacaggggatggGCACCCTGGCGGCCTCGGTCCAAGGTCTGAAGGAGGAGGGTTTGCCCTCCTGAGGGGCCACTCTTGCGTCTTCTTGTGCACATTATAGTCTACACAGCACTGTTACCGCTGGCCTCACGGTGAGCTCACAGGTGCTACGGGCCCTGAGTTTTTAGAAGAGGAAGCAGGTCCAGAGGGGTGGAGAGTTGCACCCAGGGCTACAGAGTGCACCTAGGCTTCTGGTTAAGAGTATGGGCTCTGCAGCCTGGATTGAAGGGCCCATCCTGTTTCCATGCTGTGTGGCCTCGGGTTTTCATCCCGGATCCCTTATCTAGAACATGGGAGGAATAAAAGGGCTTGTCTCCAGGGCCTGAGCAGCCCAGAGGAAGCCCTGGTTAACTCTGGGCTCTGCTGATGTTCTGGAAGCTACTGAGCTGGGGTTTGGACCCATGAGGCTGGAGCATGGCACCCCAGCATAAGCTTCTAAGAGGAGCCCCAGGGACACCCCCCGCACATACCCCATGACTGTTTGTCTCCTCCAGGGTCGGCTCCTGCTTGTCATCCTGTGCTCCTCGGGCTTCTCAGCTGCCTACATCCTGCTGTGCTGCTGGGCCTGCCTGTCCTTCTGCCTGGCCCCCTGCCTGGACCCCTACCCGTCCACCAACTCCAGGCCCACTGTGCCAGGGCCCCTGCACTTCAGCGGATATAGCAGCGTGCCAGATGGGAAGGTGAGCTGGCCGGACAACATGTCGAGACAGGCCGGCCAGGGTGCCCCCTACTCTCTGGGCATAAGTGAGAACCAGGCGCGTGCCAGGCCAGCCTGGACCCCAGGCTTGGCCCCTctgctcaccagctgtgtgacattgAGCAGTCACTACACCTCTGTGAGTCCCAAGTTCTAAGAGgaagtggatttattttttttttattttgtagttttttttttttccagagagagagagagagagagtgagcacgagcaggggggagggacagaggaagagggagaaagaatcttaagcaggttccacactcagtgtggaccCCAGTGTGGGGGCTCAATTCCatcatcctgggatcatgacctgagccaaaatcaagagtcggatgctcaaccaaataagccacccaggcgctctagaaatgtttttgtttttgttttttaattgagtaaATATTGTCTGGCTGCTCTCAGCTGGGTACTGGAGGTAAAATAGGTGAGTCGGCCAGGGTGCTCACCCCTGGAGCTCACCCCTGGAGCTCCCAgtctggtgggggagacagacaccTTCACATCGTGGTGATCTGTGTATCATTcggtgtatgtatttttaaaaaaattttttttaatgtttgtttttgagagagagacagagtatgagcaggagaggggcagagagggagggagacacagaatctgaaacaggctccaggctccgagctgtcagcacagagcctgacacggggctcaaacccacgaactgtgagatcgtgacgcTTAagcgcctgagccacccaggtgctcctgtcttTAGATGTAACTATGTTTGCACATAAGCCATTCATTCGGCAAGTGTGTATTTGGTGCCTTGGATGCGCCCTGTCTTGTGCTGATGATCGCTGCTGGGGATGGAGATGATAGAGAAAAGTCATGTCAGCCCCAGACCTTTCCCTCTCGTGGGGCTACGGGGACACTGGAGCTCAGGGGTGATGAGGCAGCTTTGGCCCCTGCCCCATGACGCCCCCCTCCCCATGCTTGCTCTGCCAGGTGCAGATTGGAGTACGTTATACCCCTCACCCTGATTTCAGTGGCCCCCCGTAGTAGCTTTCTCAAAGGCATCCCATACTGACACCCAGCACAGAAAGCTCCTGGCTCTGAGTCTGATGGCTCTCTGAGCACAAAGGTCAGAGGGAGGCATGTTCAGGGACCCTGGCTCGGAGGAGACATATTTTGGGccttcatttctctgagccttggttgcCTCCTCATCAGTAACTTCTACCGATGAATCAAGAATCTTCTGGTTTCTACCTCTGTAGAGTTGCTCTGCTGATCTAACTGGGTGATCCGTGGCCAGTGTTCACAACAGGTGCCATGTAAATATTTGATCAAGATGTAAAACCACTGGGGGTTTGGCCACATGGGACAAGAGGTGGGGTGGGCCGGGTAGATGCTGTCCCATCTTCCGTCTTCCATGGTGGTGGCCAGTGTTTATTTCAGACACTTGAGCTCATTTGGATATGGGCTCGAGGTGGCCAGATCCTCTGGGTTTcttaagagaagccagaaatccaggTTTTGGATATCCGGAAAAAAATCTGATTGCAGTTAAATAGTTTAAAGCCCTTGTGTGGGACAAGCTGAATATCTCCTGGGGCTAGCAGTGACCTCAGATCTGAATAGACCACAGTGGGCAGGATAGGCTCAAACTGTGGGCAGAATAAAGGAATCGTGCTGTCTTTTGGAGGCATGGAAAATGGGCCTGTGAGTCCCTAAATCAACATTAGGTCTGATATAAAATATCTCAGAGAGGAATACGGGACCATCGTAAACCCGTGTCCTCTCGGGAGGGCATGGAGACATGGGGTGGGGAGCAAGTCTTTTTCGGGACCCCTGAGTAGACATGTTGGCTCAGCTTCAGCTTCTCGGGGGATAATGAGATAGTTGGGCCCTCACTGTCCTCTGGGTCTGGGCTAATCACTCCCcaggcagttttattttattttaattactatttaaaaaaattgttttaatgtttatttatttttgagagagaccgagcatgagtgggggaggggcagagagagagggagacacagaatccgaagcaggctccgagctccgagctgtcagcacagagcccaatggggctcaaactcacgaaccctgagatcatgacctgagccgaagtcagacactcaactgactgagccacccaggcgcccctaattattatgtttttatgagagagagagagagagagagattgagagagagagagagcatgcacgtgagtgggggagaggggcagggagagagaggcagaatctcaagcagatcccacgctcagtgcaaagccccactCGGGGGcccgatcccacaaccctggaatcagggcctgagccgaaatcaagagtcagaggctcaaccgactgagccacccaggcgcccctccaggcaTTTTTAATTGAGTCCTCTCACAACCTGGTCAAGTAAATGCTATTttcatccccatttgacagatgaggaaactgaggctcagagagacagaggaagtggcagaaccaggattcaggCTCCGAGCCAGACGTTCTCAATGTTGTGAAACCCTAAAGACTAAAGACCCTTCTTTTACTTCCAAACCGGGCACAACATGAGTGGGGCTCAGGCAGAGGAGGGAGTGGCCTAAGAGTCATTGTGAAGAGCCGAGGTTCATGTTTACTTAACAAGCACATATATGACCCCTGGTACCAGTGTGTGCTAAGTACCGCTTcaagtgctttataaatgtttgctCACGTAACCGTAATAAAGAACCcacgatggggcgcctgggtggctcagtcggttgggcatccgacttcagctcaggtcacgatctcgcggtctgtgagttcgagccccgcgtcaggctctgggctgatggctcagagcctggagcctgcttcagattctgtgtctccctctctctctgcccctcccccgttcatgctctgtctttctctgtctcaaaaataaataaacgttaaaaaaaaaacaaaaaaaaaacccacgatgGAGGGCGTATTAGGGCCTCAGCAATTAGGGAAAAGGGACATGAAGGTGGCCGACGAGGAAGCATGAGGCTCTGAACGCAGAGTCTCAGCCCTGCCACTTGCTATCCATGTGACCGTAGGAAAGTCACTCCCCCGGCccagcctcaatttccttatctgcaaaatgggttgACGCCGTACTTGCAGCTGATACAGGGGCCATGTGAAGGCGGTGGCTGTTCCCGGGTGGAGGGACGGGGATGTGGGAGCTGTGTGCGGGTTGACGCCGTACTTGCAGCTGATACAGGGGCCATGTGAAGGCGGTGGCTGTTCCCGGGTGGAGGGACGGGGATGTGGGAGCTGTGTGCTCatgcctttctcttcctctctgcctctccctgcagccGCTGGTCCGAGAACCATGCCGTAGCTGTGCCGTGGTGTCCAGCTCCGGCCAGATGCTGGGCTCGGGCCTGGGCGCGGAGATCGACAGTGCCGAGTGCGTGCTGCGCATGAACCAGGCACCCACCGTGGGCTTTGAGGCGGACGTGGGCCGGCGCAGCACCCTGCGCGTGGTCTCGCACACGAGTGTGCCTCTGCTGCTGCGCAACTACTCCCACTACTTCCAGCACGCCCGTGACACGCTCTACGTGGTGTGGGGCCAGGGCAGGCACATGGACCGGGCGCTGGGCGGCCGTACCTACCGCACACTGCTACAGCTCACAAAGATGTACCCGGGCCTGCAGGTCTACACCTTCACGGAGCGCATGATGGCCTACTGCGACCAGGTCTTCCAGGACGAGACGGGCAAGAACCGGTGAGCCTGGGGCCGGCCTGCGGGGGGTCTCCCTGCTGGCTGGGGACCTGCCTTCTCAAGCCGCTTCTTGTCCATCATGGGTCTGCTCCACCGGGCGCTGGGGTTCAGCAGTGAGGGAGGCAGACGTGCTCCTGCCTCTGGTGGGGGACAGAATCAGAGAGACTGTCGTTCGTCGAGTTAGCCCATAGATCAAAAAGCCCCTACGGTGGCCGGCCTTACGAGCACAGGCTAGGGGAGCACTGCCACGGGGAGCGGTGTCGGGAGCTCTGGCCTCGGGAGGGGATACTCCCTGAGATCTGAATTGGCCTCTGAAGTCCCTGCCAGATGACAGAAGTAACAGTGACGGTACAAACGGCCCTCTTCCTGCACCAGGCACTGCCTTAAGCCCTCTGCACTGAGGATCTCCTTTCATCTCACACTCAGactcctcccagcctcctcctccacacgctggctcctcccacccccaccacagctCTGGAAATCCGGCCGCCAGCCTCCAGTTTCCCAGCCAGAAACCTGGGCTTTGTACCCGCCTCCTTTCATTCCATCACCTGCGGCGTATGGTGGCCTCTTGACTCTCCTGTGCCCACAGGTGCCACCTGGACCCAAGCCACCATTACGCCCCAGCCTCCGCTGCGCTTGTAGCAGCCCCTTGCTGCCGCCACTCTTGCCCCCTTGCAGTCTGAGCGCCAACCGCCCGCAACCTGACGGAGGCTTCCCTTCACGTGGAGAATAAAGTCCAGGCtcttgtccctcccctcccttggcCTGTAAGCCTCTTACGAGGCCCGCCTCCGTGATCTCATCATCTCCTTTCTCTCAACCTGCCCGTCCTCTGGGCCTCCTCACATCTCTACACTGGTTCTCACCTGCAGGGCTCATACATGTTTTCCCTCCGTCTAGAATGTTCTCCTCTCACGCCTCCCTGTGACTGACTCCTTCTTGCTATTCAGGTCTGGATGGGATGTCACCTCATCAGAGAAGCCCTCCATGACCACCCCGTCTGAAGGTGCCTTCCCTGCCTGACATTCTTTGTCCCCTTCTTGTCTCCGCATTCCTGGCCCTCCCTTGAGAATGTTAGCACCAGCCATGGCAGGTTCCTAGCCACCCAGTTTGAAAGAGTGAGCCACCCCATAACCCTTCTGTCAAGGTGGATGTGAGTAGCCCTCGTCTGGGAGGGTAACCAGTGCTGGTGCATTGAGAGAGTTGAGCCCTGGGCTGCCCACACAGTCCCTCGCTCCCAGTTGGGTGTGGGGACCAGGGGAGGTGCTGAGCTGACAGTGTTCCCTCCCCATAACTACCTATATAATTCTCCCCATTCCACAGATGGGtcagtgaggctcagagaggtttgtGAGCAAAGCTGATACCCTAGGGCAGATGTAGGGTTTGAATTGAAGACCAACTTGAATTCAGACAGGGGTCTTCCCCACTCTCACCCGCTGTGCTCAGTGGCCTCACATGATCGTCTGGGGGTTTGCTCAAGCCCCTTGTGGGTGGTGAGGGGCTGAACAAGCCTGGGTTGGCGTCCAGCTGCACCTCTTTCCTGCTGCTGATCTCGGGCtggctctgtcccctccccagccttccccAGGGCCCCCTCTGTAGGGGTCAAGGTGAGGGCCCTTGGCTGGGAGAGTGACCAGCGCCGTGCCTGGAGACAGCTGAGGCTGGGCCTGTCGCACAGCCCCTTCCTTGCTCAGACCCGCGTTGGGGAGGGACGCGGCTGCGCTGACTGTGCCCCTTCCCGCCAGGAGACAGTCCGGCTCCTTCCTCAGCACCGGCTGGTTCACCATGATCCTCGCCCTGGAGCTGTGCGAGGAGATCGTGGTCTACGGAATGGTCAGCGACAGCTACTGCAGGTCAGGCCAGCCGGGTCCTAGGCGGGAGGAAAGGCCGGGGCGGGGAGGACCGTGGGCCCCCTGTCCTGGCCTCACCCTGGGGGAGCTTGGGGCATGGAGTGTGTGGGCTCCCCCGTGGGCGGCTGAGGCTCAGACACCCCTGGGGCCCAGGGCCTCcctttcctcatatgtaaaagaGAGAGCGATCACACCTTCCCCAGAAGGTTGTAGAAACGTTTAGAGAGAGAATAAATCTACCGAGGTGCTCAGAAGGGCATCATCAGGCACCAGCTGCGTCGAAGCTGTTGCCGTTGATATCACAATAGTTCAGTATTATTGTAAGGAACATGTGCACAAGGGACAGGACGGGCCCCGggtctttgttttctgttctcttggaGCTTGCTTGGTGAGCACGTGGGCCAGATGACAGCCCATGTGCGCCCTCTGCCATGGCCCCGGGCCAGACGGCCAGTGTGCACGGTGCTGATGAGCGGGTGGGGGTGCAGCCGCGGGGACTGACGGGACGCTCACCGGAAGCCCAGAACCCGCAAGGCACTTTGCAATCTTACATCTTTTTGACCCGTGGTCTCAGGTGACCGTCTGCGTTTTATAGACAGGTTATTTATGCTCACAGAGTACGTCTCCAGCCTAGAAGCGGCCAGCTTGCAAGAGCCAGAGCCAGGGTCAAACCCTGGCCCGTGGGATCCGTGGGCTGCCCTGCGCCTCCCGTCTGTCCTGACCTTCCCCGGGACCAGGCATGGGGGTGCTCCGGCGGGGAGTCCCTGGTGAGGGGCTGGTCGTGGTAGGTGGCAGGGTGTGGCGGGAGGCAGGCGAGCTTAGGTGCCCCACgcctgtccctcttccccacccgCAGGGAGGAGAGCCACCCCTCGGTGCCTTACCACTACTTTGAGAAGGGCCGGCTGGACGAATGTCAGATGTACCTGGCCCACGAGCGGGCGCCCCGCAGCGCCCACCGCTTCATCACTGAGAAGGCCGTGTTCTCCCGCTGGGCCAAGAAGAGGCCCATTGTGTTTGCCCACCCATCGTGGAGGACCCAGTAGCCCCATCGCCTAGCCAGCCACAAGGCCCTCACCGGGCCTCTGTTCCACACTCCACCGGAAACATTTAATTTATGGATCCTGTCTCCTGCCACATGCCTAGTGGACCTAAGGTCCCTTCTGGCCCTACCCTGGGGACACTTGGAGCCATCTTAGGCCTCCCGACTtgagggggagaagaggaggactGTGGTGACCTTTGCAGCCCTTCCCTGCACCCCACTTTCTGAGTAATCCAAATCTTCGTTTTGGGGTTCACCCCCCCTCTGGGTCTGTCCAGTGGCCTTTGCCCCCGGGGCTGATGGCCCCTCAACTCACCAGCATTGTGATCTTCGATCTTTCAACAGCCCTGGTCCTTCTTCACTGTCCCCCCTCCACCTGCCTTTGGTGCCACATTTCCCAGGCTGGAGCTTGGGGTTCGTTGGGCGAAGGGGCCTTTGAACTGTGACTGCCAGGGCCACCTCTGGAGTGTACGGGTAAACATGTGTTTTCTGGAAGCCTGTCTGAAGTGTGGTCATGTGTCTGGGGGTGGGAATTGGGGCTCCTCTCCCTGCCACAATCCCATAACCTGTTGACTCGAGGGCAGGCTGGGTCCTTGGGCCCCTCCCCGGGCCCACAGCCGGCTGGACTTCTGGCATTTAACCTGCCCACGTGTTTCTTCCCCAGGAGCCTACCTGCTTCCCCGCCAAGTCAGGAAGCCTCTTCCTCACCAGGCCGGGAAGTCTGGCTCCCTGGCTGCACTTGGCACGGGGAATGCCCCACCTCAGCAGCTTCCAGGGTACCCCTTGTCCTGTACCAGTGGGAGGAGAGTCCAGAGCTTGGGAGGAAATGACTCAGGGTGGGAAGGAAAGTGCCCCACCCTGTGTCACCTCCCTGCTCCGTGGGTTAAATTCCAAGGATCTTGCCAGTTAAATCCCCTGTTAACTCTGAAGTTGGTCACACTGCAAGAAAGGCAGgcagagcttcagtttcctcacctgtaggGTGGGAAAAACAGACTCACCAGTAAACAGCAAGGGCCGGTGAACAAGGGTCTGTGGCCACCTTGGGGAGCGGGACAGAGTTagcacattttacagataaggagaaaCCACTTGGCTGAGCCAGGAGAGCAAGGGGTCTGAGTGCCTGGGCCCTGCACCAGAGGGCTGGGGAGAGCCCATGAAAGTACTTAActacccctccctccttttttcctttcctttcctttcctttcctttcctttcctttcctttcctttcctttcctttcctttcctttccttcttccttccttccttccttccttccttccttccttccttccttccttccttccttccttccttccttccttcctctgctccctctctccttgcctccttccttAATCTGGAGACCAGGAAACTAATGAAAAACCAGGACCCCAGGACCTCAGGTTGTCAGCTGCAATGGAGGAGCCCTGGGGTCCTAGCTCCCCCAGCTCCAGGGCTTGGGGCCCACCTCACGGGCATGTGACTTGCGCAGTTGTTTAGGATCTTATGCTTAGCGTAACGCTCTGCTGTTGTCAACCTGAAATTCTTAACAGTGCTTTGTCACAAGGGGCTGCACACTTTCATTTTGCGCTGCACCCCGCAAACTATGTGGCCAGTTGTGCCACGGAGCCGGGGTGCCAGGGAGCACActccccctgctgcccccagccTTCTCAGGAGAGCCTGGAGACCCGGCCCCTGGCCCACGGCACTGCTTTATGCGCCCGGCCTCCCCCGCCCCAGTGCCAGGCAGGCCCAGAAGGCTCTGCAAGcgtgggaggagtggggagagccCTGAGCTGGGGAAGTAGGAGCAGGCTGGCAGCCGAACGCCAGCTGCTGGCCTGGCAGTGGCCAGTGTCTCTGAGCAGGTATTGGGCAGAGGTAAGGGTGGGATGTAACCTGGCAGGCAGAGGGTTGGTGGGGGAACTTCCAGGCTCGGAGGGAGGGCTCTGGAGTGAGACCTGGCCTCCCTCAGGCTCCTGCCGTGGGATCCTGGCAGATTAGTGCCTtcctcctggcctcagtttcctcatctgtgaaacataTTAAAGTAGTCCTCACTGGGGCGCCCAGCTGgcttggtagagcatgcgactcttgacttcggggttgtaagttcaagctccatgtagGCAtggagtctaaaaaaaaaaagtagtcccTACCTCATGGGATTGTATGAATTCACCGAGGTGGCCCCAGGGATGACACTTGATGTGTGGGACTATCATTTTCAATGGGATCTCCCTTGCTCAGCATCGGCCCTGCCCTCCTTGGCCCTGACCAGCTGCCTCCCTGCTCACAGTCTTGTCCTGGGTCTCCAAGGACAGAGTCTGCTGTTTCTGGGGAGATTTGAACTCACACCCCTTCCAAGAGgttgcctcctcctcctcctcttccgtCCCCCAGGAGATGCTGGCTCAGCCCCTGGGCCCAGTGCACAGAGGAGCCTCTGTCCTGGTCCTGCCTCCGGGTGGGATGTTTATTGCTGGGTTGGCCTAAATAATGTATCTTTCTGGGATGGTGACCTGGCAGGCACGATCCACCAGTTTCTTCCTCCGGGCCAAAGACAATGACCCCTGGCTGCTCTGGTGACTGGTTCTGGGCCTGCTGAAGGCTCTCCGAGGAAGCCTCTTCTCTGCCACTGCAGTTCCAGCAACTTCCAGGAGGTGAGTTGGGGGCGGGACCTTCCTCCCAGCTCTGAGGAGTGTGGCGGGGTGGGGCACCGTGTGTGCAGCCCCCCTTCGGGGATCTGTTTTCCTGTCCACACCCCTGCTCCTTTGTCCCCTC
This DNA window, taken from Acinonyx jubatus isolate Ajub_Pintada_27869175 chromosome D4, VMU_Ajub_asm_v1.0, whole genome shotgun sequence, encodes the following:
- the ST6GALNAC4 gene encoding alpha-N-acetyl-neuraminyl-2,3-beta-galactosyl-1,3-N-acetyl-galactosaminide alpha-2,6-sialyltransferase, coding for MKAPGRLLLVILCSSGFSAAYILLCCWACLSFCLAPCLDPYPSTNSRPTVPGPLHFSGYSSVPDGKPLVREPCRSCAVVSSSGQMLGSGLGAEIDSAECVLRMNQAPTVGFEADVGRRSTLRVVSHTSVPLLLRNYSHYFQHARDTLYVVWGQGRHMDRALGGRTYRTLLQLTKMYPGLQVYTFTERMMAYCDQVFQDETGKNRRQSGSFLSTGWFTMILALELCEEIVVYGMVSDSYCREESHPSVPYHYFEKGRLDECQMYLAHERAPRSAHRFITEKAVFSRWAKKRPIVFAHPSWRTQ